The Ranitomeya imitator isolate aRanImi1 chromosome 3, aRanImi1.pri, whole genome shotgun sequence genome has a window encoding:
- the LOC138669926 gene encoding uncharacterized protein, translating to MDRSMESIYLTFQLELALAIAYAFACQEQRKRDKQRRRSRRHFWLHPIVEVRESRGVYHCLFGELNENQDKYFEYTRMSKDSFRYLLRLVEGAISRQDTQLRKSISPEERLLVTLRFLATGETLRSLHFQFRIGVSTLSGIIADTCRALWDNLREEFLPIPTRELWHANAQKFEKVCDFPNCIGAVDGKHIRITKPSRSGSLFYNYKKYFSTVLMAIAGADCRFLAVDIGAFGRANDSRTFKESDMGRRLYENNFNFPHPRPLPNTEGPALPFVVVGDEAFQMCGNLLKPYSSRGLDRTKSIFNYRLSRARRTVECAFGILVSKWRILGSAINLKIETVDEVVKACVVLHNFIIDKERVNVELDEPIQNPLPDYQAHPLRTTLEIAHMRDQFAAYFVSDVGRVSWQDQMV from the exons atggatcgttccatggagagtatctacctcacttttcagctggaattagcccttgctatagcttatgcttttgcctgtcaagaacagaggaaaagagacaaacaacggagaaggagtcgtcggcatttttggctacaccctatagtggaagtccgagagagtcgtggagtgtaccattgtctttttggcgaattaaatgagaaccaggacaaatattttgagtacaccaggatgtcaaaagacagcttccgatatctgctgcgtctggtggaaggagccatttccaggcaggacacgcagctccgtaaatcgatttcccctgaggaacgtctgctggtgactctacg tttcctggctaccggagagacattgagatcactgcatttccagtttcggattggagtctcaacactgtcgggtattattgcagacacatgccgcgcattgtgggacaacctcagggaggaatttttacccatccctacaagagaattatggcatgccaacgcccaaaaatttgaaaaagtttgtgatttccctaactgtatcggagccgtggatggcaagcacattagaattaccaagccttcaagaagtggatctcttttttataattataaaaaatacttttccaccgtgctgatggcaattgcaggtgcggactgcaggtttctcgctgtggacattggagcgtttggtcgtgcaaatgattcacggacatttaaggagtctgacatgggccgaagattatacgagaacaattttaatttcccccatccacgacctcttcctaacaccgaaggcccggccctgccatttgttgtggttggggatgaggcttttcaaatgtgtggcaacctacttaaaccgtactctagtcgggggttggaccgcacaaaaagtatttttaattatagactgtccagggcccgaagaactgtggagtgcgcctttggcattctggtgtccaaatggcgtatcttaggatccgcaataaatttgaaaattgagacagtggatgaggtggtgaaggcgtgtgtggttctacacaattttattattgataaagagagagtcaacgttgaactcgatgaacccatacaaaatccattgcctgattatcaagctcatcctctgcggacaactttggagattgctcatatgagggaccaatttgctgcatattttgtttccgatgttggccgtgtttcttggcaagatcaaatggtgtaa